The window GATGAACCCAGGCTATAACCTACTACTAAAACCCAGAGATCtaacagaagacaacccaatatgGAGTCTACTAGGGTGTATTCCTAATAGATGGGTTTATCGAGTGGGACAAAGGAACCCCAGTCCAACTCCGGCCATTGAAGTCTATGATATACCAAAATTGTTATGCGCATGCGCGGATATTCTCCACATGGACATTGACATACGACATGGGGAATTCTGTACAAAAGAAAAAGATCAGATCTGCTTGTGTTGACCACATTTCAGTGGGAACCTCTTAGAGCAATTATCCTAATGGTTGTAGTCGAGTTGTTTATCTACATCAGGGTTGTCAAAGTCATTTTTCTCCAGGGAcacatcagccttgtggttgcCAAATGCCATTTTATTACTGAATAAAATATCTACTCGAGCCatttagtagttacatttatacagcgtTACAACATTTACTCGTCTTTTCCTGAATCTAAAGCAGTCTAAGTCTTTACTCCTATGTGCCAACTACAAGACACCCCCGGTCTCTCAACCCAAAATGTATAAAGAAGACAATGCAGTAGGGAAAGGCGAGTATTGGAGTGGACCTGCCCCTATGTTGTGACTAGGGCAGCATAGGGGGCAGGGAGCTAGAGCCGGGCTGGATGTTGCTTGAGGGGCTCGTGTTTTACAGAAATGACTGACATCTTGTAAGTAAGATATGCAGCCAACCACAGGGTTTATCAGATCTGCAGAATTGTATTACCTAAACTAGACAAGTCTTGGAGAAATTCTGCTGAGTAGGGGCGACAGCGCCTGTTCCTGTGTAGTGTTAGggccaggtaactgcagctcagcttccattcaGGTGAATATGGAAAAACTATGAAGTAACTGGAGTCATTCTTCCAGCTTCATTCTTTGTGTTGCTTCTACCTCAGAAGGGTTAAGCAGATCAGTGGGGTGTCAAGTGGTAGAATACCCCAATGTGATACCAATGACCCATCCCATGCAGATGTATCCATGAATAGGTTATCAACAGATTGGAATCTCCTTTATAATCTTTAGGAGCCActatggacacagcagggaggctcctgccagttgtcttacaggctGAATAGTACAGtaaagaggaggaggtcatggccAATCCCAAAAAGAGAAGATGTCCTTATACATTTCTCAGTTTTATTTGGAATAATATCAGATCCTAGGAAAGGGGAGATTAAGGATGGAAGAGCTGGGATGTTATTATTTAACCCTATAAAGTACACACTGTTAATAATGTACTGTTCTTGCTCTGAAACGCGTTTGCATAGCAGGGATCATGTCTGCCCTCTGTGTTTTATGATGAAAGTCTCACTCTTTAATCATCCTTTCCATTTTAGGTAGCCATACCTATTAGATTAGCCAATCCTCCAAAGTGCCCAGAACACATGCACCCTCGGCTCATTTATGGAAGCTCATAATCAATCTATATTGGCTGCTCTTTTGGCGCCTTATCTTTCACGTGAACGAATAATCAGCCTCCAAATTGGGGAAATCAGCAGCTTCCGCACCCATAAAATTTCCTGTCCATCTACTATGACGCTCAGCTAATATGTACAGGCACTTACATGGGGCGAAgggtattatttttgtaaaaaaataagtcAGTAATAAGTCTCTTTTTTCACTGTTTAATAGCAATTTCCCTTACAATATTTAGGAAGGTTACATTCAATATGAACATTTACAGGTAAAAATTAGTGtaagcaacaacaaaaaaacaaacctaaTTGAAGACATGTGCTTAAATTAAAGTTAAGAAAAACGGatgttgcctatagtaaccaattatTGGTTcttcaaattaaattaaatggtCAGCCGCATTGCAGGGATTTTAACCTACCCAGAGGCCACCCCCAACCCCCCCAAGAAAATGTTATGTATAGTAACTGGAGCCAATGCAGGGCTTGTTCCAGCCATGGTTACTAATGGCAACATCAGCCCCTCTTTAATTACAGGTAAAAAATATATTACATCATTGTGTGTTCCCCATGGCGGCCGCTTCCAGGACCCCTAACTTGCTCTCCTGAGATGTGGGTAGCTCTGGACGGCCTTCTCTATAGCTTTGTCCAGGCTGACCACTGGCTTGTAGCCCATGTCCTTCTTGGCCCGCTCACAGCTGTAATAGTGGTACGTTCCGGCCAGCGCAACTCTCATCGGAGTAAACGTCGGCTTAATCGTGACAACCGGACTCAGGATAAAGACCAAGAAGGAGAGGAGCAGCGCCAGGTAATAAGCCAACCAATAGGGGATCTTGTACTTGGGAGCTTCATAATTCAGGCCAACCAGAACCCGGGAGATGAAAGTCCAGAAGGGAATGGGCTCGTCATTTGTGATGTGGTACGCctggagaaaaaacaaaaaaaataaaccataaagatacatatataaacatgtttaaaaaaatttaaaaagatatCCGATTCtagtttaaagggtttgtccagaaaTTAAATATTATACCTAAAGTGGCCTACAGTGGGCAGTACAACAATACTGGAAACACCAGGGAAGGCTGCTCAGCCAAATCACTGGTCTCACGCTAATCTGCCTCAGCCAATGATTGAAAGATCTTCTGTAGTTTCCCGACTTGTCAAGAGAACACCAGGAAGTGGACAGGAACCGCGGTAACACAGCAGAAAGCGGTGACCACTTTATTATTTTACAACCTTTCCCCGTTAAGAACATGTGTTAGCCTTATGTGTGAGGCTTATTAAAAGTGAATAaaatagtggggcttatttactaaggatccgcggatcgcacttttgtcggatttttgaagttttcgggatttgcgtcgctgtgacaggtatttaactggggattgtgttgcaagcgattggattgtggtgcagctgtgctgcttccatgcgacagaaaatcGAGGGGGcgagccattggacgatccgactgattcggactgagcgcgggatttaacattcaatttgtgtcacaagccaagcacttacgtgcaccgggacgaaggtgaaccccggcggacctgagcggggaagccacacatgcaggatatcgggcgcacaatcttagtgaatccggtcagacaatgcactttcggggatcgcgacaggacaggtaagtaaatgtgccccaataagtcctTTCTTGCCAATTTAAAACAACAATACCCCAAGTTAAAATGGCAAATCACTCATCAATTTCTGCCGAGGTCAGAGGCCTGGTCTGGGTTTCCACTGATGGGTCTGCATAAACGAAAGCCGTGCTCTATAGATTACTTAGGGCTactagaggaaatctaccatcaaaacgaaatcctgataaactagggacacttactcatagatccaggcagtgtgactgtggtaatcttcttatattatctATGGCCtatttccttctgaaatcaacttaaaattactagtaaaatgatgctaatgagaagTTGCCTCGGTGGGGATTTTACCAAAGCCTctccattctgtagcttcacaggctgtcataCTGTGCAGGAtcaccccccctctccccactgtgtgctgaaacatcctGCTTCTGttagattacatcaggtagagggagggggaagtgccaagggagccagctcagtgtaacagccgtgaagcaaaaaaaaggaaggaggccatggataacacatagaaCAAGATACCACACGGTGCCTGGGTTTATGAGCtagtgtccctggtctatcaggatgaattttgatggtagatttcctttaaaagccataaaagaaatggaaatatCACCTTTCCACAAAGAGGAGAGTCCTTCTGTAGATATTCAGCTGCCAGGATATGACCATGTACTACATTCTCCACATAAGTGAAATCCACCAAATTTTCTCCATTTCTAGGTAAAAAAACCACACATACAGAGTTATAAAAAGAACAAATACTAATTTTAATATTTAGCATTTCCAGAAaagtgaggcttatttactatagTAGACTTGCTGTCCATGATAACCAATCACTGTGAAGCTCTTATATTTCCCAGCCAGGAAATAAAGGGGACTTCTGATTGGTTGCTGGGAGCAATAGAGACAGATTTAACCATGTAGGAGTATGACAGGATGAAGATACTGAAGGGTTAGAAGATATCACCACTCACCCAATCATGATTTTCATCTTGCCGCTTTTTGCCGTCTCCACCATTATGGGAATGAGTTGTGGGTCTCTTGGGCCGAAAATGCCATGAGGGCGAATCGCCACCGTCAGGAAGTTATTTGCTGGGTCATTTGCTCCCAAAACTTCCTGTAAGAGATTATAGCAATAAACTGAGAATAGGTTAAGATATTGCAGGACACGTTGGACATCTTAGACCTCCCCCTTTACTTTTAGCCACTTTTACAATGGTAACTATGATCAAAAGTTGTGCTGTACTCCTAAATATATCAAGACATGGAaattaaatggttaaaaaaacatggctgctttcttcccaaAAGCAgccccacccctgaccatggtttATGCCGATactacagctcagctgtatagagatgaatggagcttattGGAGGTAcagttggtcccctacttaagaacactcaacttacatacgacccctagttacaaacggacctctggatgttggtaatttactctactttaaccTGGAGTTCCAATAAACAGCTTAATAGTTAccaaaggcgtctgtaatgaagctttattgttaatcctggttcttatgacaatccaacatttttaaaatccaattgtcacagaaaccaaaaaaaaaaaaaaaaattgtaaaatatacagttctgacttacatacaaattcaactagaaCAACCCTATAgtacttgtacataacccggggactgtctgtattggaTGCAATACCACCTACTAcctatggtcaggagaggagccgtTTTCGGAAGAAGGCCGCCATGTTTTTCATACTGTGAAAGGCAGCCAGGTCAATGGATACCCAAAAGAGAAGGTCAATCTCCTTGTGACCTACCATGTATGGGAATAAGGTTTCTAGCTCACCTCTTGAGCAGAGATTATAGGAATGACCTTGGTCCATACTCAAAGGTTTTACCTTTTCTTGAAGGATCTTGGTCTCTGTATAATAGTCAATGGGGTTCTGGGCATAGGGAAGGTCCTCCGCTCCATTCTTGATGTCTTTGCCTTCAAACACCACGCTGGCACTGCTGGTCAACACCAGTTTCTagggaaaaaataatttaaaaaatatatatatttaatggcAATCAATAGCTGCACCCCCTTCATTCAGAGGAGCTCCGGGGTTTAGGCCTCAGACCCAGTAACAtgagaaatcccctttaaatcaaGAGAGTTAGCGCAAAACAGAcattaagggtgtgttcacacatgacgTTAAAGCATACGTTCAGAACGTGTACTTACCTTGCCCCCGTTCCCAGGTCACACTGGTACTTCTGGTCTTCAGCACCAGCATCGAAGTGGAAGTGCTGGGGGGTTATGGGACCTGCGTTGGCCAGTCTGGGGTCTTCTCAGACCACATGATCACTTCTACAAGTtccacttctcagctgttgtaataggggGCGCTGTCCCTTGGACAGGCACAAAAAGAAAACCCTACTGGCTCCAAATGGGGACAGTACTTCCAATTTTGTAGAAGTGACATCCCATGGTCTGAGAAGACCCCAGACTGGCTGACACAGGTCCCACAACCCCCCAGGCCATTCCAGTCAGATGCTGGTGCTGAAGACCAGAACTACCAGCGTGACCTGGGAACCGGCACAGGGTAAGTACATGTTCtgtactggaaaacccctttaagcctgaattcctatatataaaaaaatccaaatattatATCCCGATTCTCATATAGACTGAGCTCTTTACAATCATGGACGTCTTGATACAATTTGAATTCAAATtgtaacatttaataaaaaaaatacataaaagtagCTAAAGGCCTGACCCACGCAGCAGCCCTATAAATATACAAAACCTATTAAAGTAAAATAGCTTGAGCAGAGTTCAGACACCACCTGCCTAAAGGTGGCAATCACTGGTAAGAGTAGTGATGACGCAAAGAAAAGTTCCTGTAttttccacactgcgctcctaacttttctttacaaacactggGTCATCTCCGGATTATGAAAAGGTTTTTCGCTCTGGTTTACAGTATAAGAGGGACAAGATTAGTGGCCAGAGTTATATGTGTAGTGATGTGTCACTACAAGAAGATCCATGAACGTGACACTGCTGTCCCTGAAAGTGATGAACTGCAATAGAAAACAATCCTCCTCCTATTAATCACCACACAATAGATCAATAAGCGCTCTCCAGTGTCACAGATAATCTCCTTTTAGTAATGACTTGCAACACACTGCCCTACCTTCTACCCTTAATCATCCCCCACACCTCTGCATGTCACTTCAGGAGGGaactcccagcagcctccaccctaAGGTATTGGGTATTCAGAGAAAGGAACCACTGGGTGACATATCAACCCAAACTCCACCAGAAAACAGCGTACACGTGTCCGGCCATCATAATAACTTATACTGCAGTatgaaactcagctctgctacaataAGAATTAGACTGCATCAAGACAGAGAGTGGAGCAGTCTCCTATAGAGAGTCAATGAGGATCCAACCATTCTGCATTACAGGCACATCCctttaagctgtgacatcatctattgtcagtagtgatgtaatgatgggtcagtgttatctatatagagtttattgtacagggagggaggaggagataagctgtgacatcatctattgtcagtagtgatgtaatgatgggtcagtggtatctctatagaggtcattgtacagggagggggaggagataagctgtgacatcatctattgtcagtagtgatgtaatgatggctcagtgttatgtatatagaggtctttatacagaaagggggaggagataagctgtgacatcatctattgtcagtagtgatgtaatgatggctcagtgttatctatatagaggtcattgtacagggagggggaggagataagctgtgacatcatctattgacagtagtgatgtaatgatgggtcagtgttatctatatagaggtcattgtacaggagggggaggagataagctgtgacatcatctattgtcagtagtgatgtaatgatgggtcagtgttatctatatagaggtcattgtacagggagggggaggagataagctgtgacatcatctattgtcagtagtgatgtaatgatgggtcagtgttatctatatagaggtcagtgtacagggaggggggaggagataagatgtgacatcatctattgtcagtagtgatgtaatgatgggtcggtgttatctatatagaggtcattgtacagggagggggaggagataagctgtgacatcatctattgtcagtagtgatgtaatgatgggtcagtgttatctatatagagagggggagggggaggagataagctgtgacatcatctattgtcagtagtgatgtagtgatgggtcagtgttatctatatagaggtcattgtacagggggagggggaggagatgtttGGTTGTTTAGTCCATAGATGAAACAGACAGTTTCTGCAGCACAGTAGGGATGGATAAGTACATGATATAATCCGGGGAGGGAAGGCTCCACCTTACAGGCTGGGACATGACCGCTTGCAACAATTACACAATATCATGTTCTATTAAGGGTTATAATATGTAATAGTAGAAATATTACAGATCACATCTGGAATCCAGGTGACTGTAGTCCTCAGGTATGTACAGCGGCCATGATGGGTAATTGCTCGTTATGTAAACTGAAACCTGTTTACTCCCACTTGTTATTGTGGTAACAGAAACAGAAGATGCTAATGGGATATAAGTGACGACCAGAAGAGGTTCTGTGCTGGTGTGGGCAGGTCTAGGGTTCTATCAAAGTTAAGGTCCAATTGGGGGTCTTAAAAGTActggtataaaaataaagaaacaaataaaatcacCTGTTGAGGATCACCTACAacgactgctctgctccctcacctcgtgtctccatccccttcccccatatagattgttagCCTTGTCTTTATATACGttaaccccttattgattgtacagaaTTAACGCtgttttataaataataatattaattataataataatagagtaTTGCCTAGATGAGCTGCAATGTGAGCAATTGCAAtatcattaaagggcacctaccaccacaaatctacctataaaggtagaaggggtggtaggtggatggatgggacgtgaggatagcccttttttgggctaatcctcacgtcccgggcgtcttttacaaaactttattacatctatatgcaaatttttttatgcagctactggggcgtggagtagccggacatgaggctactagtcgcggctactccacgccccagtagccgcgttactccgcctaccaggaaatcGTCGCCGCGCAGCTACCAGGCCCtccacgccctcgtccgagtcccccggctactgcgcatgcgcagtagttccggccccggagctgcggctgcgcagctaccaggagcagcgcgccgaagattatctggtaggcggagtaacgcggctactggggcgtggagtagccgcgactagtagcctcatgtccggctactccatgccccagtagccgcataaaaaaatttgcatatagatgtaataaagttttgtaaaagacgcccgggacgtgaggattagcccaaaaaagggctatcctcacgtcccatccatccacctaccaccccttctacctttataggtagatttgtggtggtaggtgccctttaaaggggttttcccacttaacaagtttggccctatcctgTGATGAGACCCACGCAGAACAGGAGTACGGCGTtctgcaatctctgtcagctctatAGGGATGAATGGGACAGCCCTCCTGCTCCGCTCATTTCTAGGAACGACACAGGGTTTGAAGGGGGTACATTGGACATTCTcttgatctgtgagggtctcatcgttgagacacccacatatcagcacatcaggctctatcctgtggatggggcctaacttgtttcgtgggaaaacccctttaaccccttcacgccaaTGCCCTTTAAcatagtgcattttttttttgctcctctttattatttactattttatccccccccccctttgtgctcctgtacggctggaggagctgtacagcAGCACAAAGTTGGGGGCCAAGAGCCGAGGAGTGAACAGCTTAGAGAAGTCTTGTgttgttgtgttttgaaatgcatccaaaccaaaacccaacccctgggactacacataggattctgtcagggtgcaaggtaagttataacccaCAATTATAtcgtaatgcaaatgctcagagaaagcagaaaggcagatgtgcactgcagctgtaacgggcttctgtaacctgtgacaatgaagtccctggtgacaggttccctttatcgaAACACAGTTTTTTTTGCTTGTTGGGTATAGTCATGACCCTGAGAACAATGTCTCCttattctcttaaaggggtttgccactcttttacataaataggAAGGccctgcagcaggagatcagtaAGACAGAccaggaggggaaaaaaaaaaaaaaacacactggaggctgccattagggaAAACTGAAGGagcaggaagttgtgtatatatgctgagtgcagcatggggagaacagggaaaggctgaagttctctcaggaggcaaagacacatagAGACCCCTTTTAAACCGGTTCAAAGCTGAATGTTTTACCACTTCTTGTAATACCCCCCTATTAAATTCTAGGCAGTTATAAAGTATCTATACGTTTTACAAATGTGCAGGTATGAAATTGAGTCGCAAACGGAGGGCAAAGCCATTCTTATAAATCTGACAGTAAGAGAGATGTCCCAAGGAGGCCTAATGCTAATTGTACCCCAATGGGTCTGTGACTTGGCAGTGAGAAACAGCGGTGACATTATTAAATTGTGATTATATCACTGCGACTAcgccaaaaaactggcgcagcaGCTCTGATAACTCTCCCCCATACTGTGTAACGCCATGGAACATTACATGGCGACATCTTGTACAGTCACCTGGACGCCGGCCTCCTTGCAGGCCTGGATGATGGTCCTGGTCCCCGTGTAGTTGACTTTGTAGAACAGCTCCTTGTTGTTGCTATGAGGAGCCGGGGAGGCGCAATGGAAGACGATATTCACACCTTGGAGTGCGGGAAGCAAATCCTGCGAGTACAATGAAGATGTCGTAGGTTAGAATGCAGCCTGCATAGACTGTAGAGCCTCCATGTGTATAACATGTATCACTATCTATGGCTTCTCACCGATTTACTACACAGATCACCAAGGAAAAACTGCACCCGCTCATTCTCAAAGCCCTGGCGGATGTCAAACACGTTGACCGAGTATCCTTTATCCAGTAGGCGCTCCACCATGTGCTGCCCCAGGAATCCTGAGCCACCAATCACTGTGCATTTCTTGCTGGCCTAAAACACAAGGGTATGGCCTAATAGGTTATAAGGGTTCAAGGTTGAAGATAGAACAAGATAGCAGCTATTtttaaaaaggaacctgtcagcagatttaaccccactaaactaccacgtCCTCTCAGTAAGGTTATAAGGTGTCCTTTCTAGAATACACTAGCATCAAAATCACAGATAATAAAGCacggacacttactgatagatccaggcagcgtgactgAGGTAAACCTCttgtatttgctatccatggccttcttccgtctaaaatcaacttgtatagtaaggatcattagcataaagggctctggaggtgttaccagacccccttcatgctgtagcttcacagactgttacactgtacccCCTCTCCTGCACTCAAAGCACTTGCCCCTtcactctgcctgctgtaatcttacacagtgggagaggagaagtgctcctgcacagtgtaacagcatgtgaagctgtagcatggagcggctctggtaacaaccccagagtccttcaggctcattagcattattttaaaagttgatttttagaaggaaggaaggataacaaataagaagatttccacagtcatggtgcctggatctatgagtaa is drawn from Engystomops pustulosus chromosome 9, aEngPut4.maternal, whole genome shotgun sequence and contains these coding sequences:
- the NSDHL gene encoding sterol-4-alpha-carboxylate 3-dehydrogenase, decarboxylating, with the translated sequence MATRIRPASKKCTVIGGSGFLGQHMVERLLDKGYSVNVFDIRQGFENERVQFFLGDLCSKSDLLPALQGVNIVFHCASPAPHSNNKELFYKVNYTGTRTIIQACKEAGVQKLVLTSSASVVFEGKDIKNGAEDLPYAQNPIDYYTETKILQEKEVLGANDPANNFLTVAIRPHGIFGPRDPQLIPIMVETAKSGKMKIMIGNGENLVDFTYVENVVHGHILAAEYLQKDSPLCGKAYHITNDEPIPFWTFISRVLVGLNYEAPKYKIPYWLAYYLALLLSFLVFILSPVVTIKPTFTPMRVALAGTYHYYSCERAKKDMGYKPVVSLDKAIEKAVQSYPHLRRAS